In the Dioscorea cayenensis subsp. rotundata cultivar TDr96_F1 chromosome 12, TDr96_F1_v2_PseudoChromosome.rev07_lg8_w22 25.fasta, whole genome shotgun sequence genome, one interval contains:
- the LOC120273023 gene encoding probable calcium-binding protein CML10, translating into MGIIRSLLRHRRSSKSKAASPSSPSSPSTNRPAGSDLELVFRKFDSNGDGQISTPELANILESLGQKASEEELSRMMAVADADGDGFISLNEFLDLMAADDASALEDLRHAFAVFDTDRSGSISAEELATVLRSLGEGASVAQCRRMIDSVDRDGDGMVSFEEFRIMMTSRSASLTASHKI; encoded by the coding sequence ATGGGAATCATCCGCTCTCTTCTCCGCCATCGCCGGAGCTCCAAATCCAAGGCCgcctctccttcttctccttcctcccCCTCAACCAACCGCCCTGCTGGCAGCGACCTCGAGCTCGTCTTCAGAAAGTTTGACTCCAACGGCGATGGCCAGATCTCAACCCCGGAACTCGCTAACATCCTTGAATCGCTCGGTCAGAAGGCTTCTGAAGAAGAGCTCTCCCGTATGATGGCCGTCGCCGATGCCGATGGAGATGGGTTTATTAGCCTAAACGAGTTCCTCGACCTGATGGCCGCTGATGATGCCTCCGCCCTGGAGGACCTCCGCCACGCCTTTGCCGTCTTTGATACCGATCGCAGTGGGTCGATCTCGGCTGAGGAGCTGGCCACGGTGTTGAGGAGCCTTGGTGAGGGCGCGTCGGTAGCGCAATGCCGGAGGATGATTGATAGCGTTGATCGTGACGGCGATGGCATGGTGAGCTTTGAAGAGTTCAGGATTATGATGACTTCTCGCTCGGCCTCTCTCACCGCCTCACACAAGATCTGA
- the LOC120273674 gene encoding uncharacterized protein LOC120273674 isoform X1: MMKTLRLKMILDLNPKAMMKMMSLMKLKVIVNKLSTCSSKMRGKGCKGGPSYRGSSDSLHSIARDAPALVTSAPNVLSRPLPPSVANACAGLSSSSASTPCASGGVTPNGEPTMHARDTPTSSMDCLPLTIDESRRPRIKLVNGMLLSSDVCARKITFIFKERMDENGYSWKNVSKETKDFYWNEFQKFFVWDESMLSAIKMAWQRKAAERYRALMCSLRKRKEKTMHVSDSAWKTWTEAWNSPEFKTRCEKATANRLTEITGPGSGISRHTGGSISHASHADRLRSRLGRDPRSFELFEVTNTNKGIYMLVDACAQSVKDRYLELVEQAS, from the exons atgatgaagacgTTGAGGTTGAAGATGATCCTAGATTTGAATCCGAAagcaatgatgaagatgatgagtttgatgaaattgaaagtGATAGTGAATAAATTAag TACTTGTTCAAGCAAAATGAGAGGGAAGGGTTGTAAAGGAGGTCCAAGTTACAGAGGTTCATCCGATAGTTTACATTCGATAGCACGTGATGCTCCAGCTCTAGTTACTTCTGCACCGAATGTATTGTCACGACCATTACCTCCATCTGTTGCTAATGCTTGTGCGGGATTATCATCGTCTTCTGCTTCTACTCCTTGTGCTAGTGGAGGGGTTACCCCTAATGGCGAGCCTACTATGCATGCTAGAGATACCCCAACATCATCCATGGATTGCTTGCCCCTTACTATTGATGAGTCAAGAAGACCACGCATAAAGCTAGTGAATGGAAT GTTACTTTCCTCAGATGTCTGTGCTCGAAAAATTACATTCATCTTTAAGGAAAGAATGGATGAGAATGGATACAGTTGGAAGAATGTCTCTAAGGAGACAAAAGACTTCTATTGGAATGAATTTCAg AAATTCTTTGTGTGGGATGAATCAATGCTATCTGCTATTAAGATGGCATGGCAGCGTAAAGCTGCGGAACGATATAGAGCATTGATGTGTAGTTTGAGAAAgaggaaagaaaaaacaatgcaTGTGTCTGACTCTGCATGGAAGACATGGACCGAGGCATGGAATTCCCCGGAATTTAAAACTCGGTGTGAGAAAGCTACCGCAAACCGACTCACTGAGATTACAGGACCTGGATCTGGTATATCCCGACACACGGGAGGTTCCATTTCTCATGCTTCCCATGCGGATAGATTg CGATCGAGGCTTGGACGTGATCCTCGCTCTTTTGAGCTTTTTGAAGTAACTAATACAAATAAGGGTATCTACATGCTTGTTGATGCATGTGCTCAATCTGTTAAG GATCGCTATCTGGAGCTTGTGGAGCAAGCATCTTAA
- the LOC120273674 gene encoding uncharacterized protein LOC120273674 isoform X3: MRGKGCKGGPSYRGSSDSLHSIARDAPALVTSAPNVLSRPLPPSVANACAGLSSSSASTPCASGGVTPNGEPTMHARDTPTSSMDCLPLTIDESRRPRIKLVNGMLLSSDVCARKITFIFKERMDENGYSWKNVSKETKDFYWNEFQKFFVWDESMLSAIKMAWQRKAAERYRALMCSLRKRKEKTMHVSDSAWKTWTEAWNSPEFKTRCEKATANRLTEITGPGSGISRHTGGSISHASHADRLRSRLGRDPRSFELFEVTNTNKGIYMLVDACAQSVKDRYLELVEQAS; encoded by the exons ATGAGAGGGAAGGGTTGTAAAGGAGGTCCAAGTTACAGAGGTTCATCCGATAGTTTACATTCGATAGCACGTGATGCTCCAGCTCTAGTTACTTCTGCACCGAATGTATTGTCACGACCATTACCTCCATCTGTTGCTAATGCTTGTGCGGGATTATCATCGTCTTCTGCTTCTACTCCTTGTGCTAGTGGAGGGGTTACCCCTAATGGCGAGCCTACTATGCATGCTAGAGATACCCCAACATCATCCATGGATTGCTTGCCCCTTACTATTGATGAGTCAAGAAGACCACGCATAAAGCTAGTGAATGGAAT GTTACTTTCCTCAGATGTCTGTGCTCGAAAAATTACATTCATCTTTAAGGAAAGAATGGATGAGAATGGATACAGTTGGAAGAATGTCTCTAAGGAGACAAAAGACTTCTATTGGAATGAATTTCAg AAATTCTTTGTGTGGGATGAATCAATGCTATCTGCTATTAAGATGGCATGGCAGCGTAAAGCTGCGGAACGATATAGAGCATTGATGTGTAGTTTGAGAAAgaggaaagaaaaaacaatgcaTGTGTCTGACTCTGCATGGAAGACATGGACCGAGGCATGGAATTCCCCGGAATTTAAAACTCGGTGTGAGAAAGCTACCGCAAACCGACTCACTGAGATTACAGGACCTGGATCTGGTATATCCCGACACACGGGAGGTTCCATTTCTCATGCTTCCCATGCGGATAGATTg CGATCGAGGCTTGGACGTGATCCTCGCTCTTTTGAGCTTTTTGAAGTAACTAATACAAATAAGGGTATCTACATGCTTGTTGATGCATGTGCTCAATCTGTTAAG GATCGCTATCTGGAGCTTGTGGAGCAAGCATCTTAA
- the LOC120273674 gene encoding uncharacterized protein LOC120273674 isoform X2 — MEHLPVHLAYEAWIAGPVQYGWIYPFESTCSSKMRGKGCKGGPSYRGSSDSLHSIARDAPALVTSAPNVLSRPLPPSVANACAGLSSSSASTPCASGGVTPNGEPTMHARDTPTSSMDCLPLTIDESRRPRIKLVNGMLLSSDVCARKITFIFKERMDENGYSWKNVSKETKDFYWNEFQKFFVWDESMLSAIKMAWQRKAAERYRALMCSLRKRKEKTMHVSDSAWKTWTEAWNSPEFKTRCEKATANRLTEITGPGSGISRHTGGSISHASHADRLRSRLGRDPRSFELFEVTNTNKGIYMLVDACAQSVKDRYLELVEQAS, encoded by the exons ATGGAGCATCTTCCGGTGCATTTGGCTTATGAAGCATGGATTGCGGGTCCAGTACAATATGGATGGATATATCCATTTGAGAG TACTTGTTCAAGCAAAATGAGAGGGAAGGGTTGTAAAGGAGGTCCAAGTTACAGAGGTTCATCCGATAGTTTACATTCGATAGCACGTGATGCTCCAGCTCTAGTTACTTCTGCACCGAATGTATTGTCACGACCATTACCTCCATCTGTTGCTAATGCTTGTGCGGGATTATCATCGTCTTCTGCTTCTACTCCTTGTGCTAGTGGAGGGGTTACCCCTAATGGCGAGCCTACTATGCATGCTAGAGATACCCCAACATCATCCATGGATTGCTTGCCCCTTACTATTGATGAGTCAAGAAGACCACGCATAAAGCTAGTGAATGGAAT GTTACTTTCCTCAGATGTCTGTGCTCGAAAAATTACATTCATCTTTAAGGAAAGAATGGATGAGAATGGATACAGTTGGAAGAATGTCTCTAAGGAGACAAAAGACTTCTATTGGAATGAATTTCAg AAATTCTTTGTGTGGGATGAATCAATGCTATCTGCTATTAAGATGGCATGGCAGCGTAAAGCTGCGGAACGATATAGAGCATTGATGTGTAGTTTGAGAAAgaggaaagaaaaaacaatgcaTGTGTCTGACTCTGCATGGAAGACATGGACCGAGGCATGGAATTCCCCGGAATTTAAAACTCGGTGTGAGAAAGCTACCGCAAACCGACTCACTGAGATTACAGGACCTGGATCTGGTATATCCCGACACACGGGAGGTTCCATTTCTCATGCTTCCCATGCGGATAGATTg CGATCGAGGCTTGGACGTGATCCTCGCTCTTTTGAGCTTTTTGAAGTAACTAATACAAATAAGGGTATCTACATGCTTGTTGATGCATGTGCTCAATCTGTTAAG GATCGCTATCTGGAGCTTGTGGAGCAAGCATCTTAA